In one Candidatus Polarisedimenticolaceae bacterium genomic region, the following are encoded:
- a CDS encoding sigma-54 dependent transcriptional regulator: MRGSTILVVDDAADTLEVLERNLGARGHRVLTARDVDAALRALEEVPIDLVVTDLKMPRTTGLDLVRHVRENLPDVEIMMMTGYASIGGAVEAVKAGAADYLAKPFTDDELFAAVDRALERLRARRAARAASEAPRPSGLLGESPAMLEVHRAIAKAATVRATVLVTGESGTGKELVARAIHYASPRASAPFVPVNCGAIPDGLIESELFGHVRGAFTGAHEARAGFFLTADGGSIFLDEIAELSPGLQVKLLRVLQDKEVVMVGATRPRAVDVRILAATNKNLQALVGKGAFREDLFFRLNVLTIDLPPLRDRGDDVLALATHFARKFSVEVGRAPSRFSDPAIAVLRAYHWPGNVRELENLVQRLAVMVEREVVEVADLPPHMRFSAAGSGLDLRTLAEVEAEHIRRVLAAAGGNKTRAAEILGLDRKTLREKLKD, from the coding sequence GTGAGAGGCTCGACGATCCTCGTCGTGGACGACGCCGCGGACACGCTGGAGGTCCTCGAGCGCAATCTCGGCGCACGCGGCCACCGGGTGCTCACCGCACGGGACGTCGACGCGGCGCTGCGCGCTCTCGAGGAGGTCCCGATCGACCTCGTGGTCACCGATCTCAAGATGCCGCGTACGACGGGGCTCGACCTCGTCCGGCACGTCCGCGAGAACCTCCCCGACGTCGAGATCATGATGATGACCGGGTACGCCTCGATCGGAGGCGCCGTCGAGGCGGTGAAGGCCGGGGCGGCCGACTACCTCGCGAAGCCGTTCACCGACGACGAGCTGTTCGCCGCGGTGGACCGGGCGCTCGAGCGGCTCCGCGCGCGCCGGGCCGCGCGCGCCGCCTCCGAGGCGCCGCGTCCGTCCGGGCTGCTCGGCGAGTCGCCGGCGATGCTCGAGGTGCACCGCGCGATCGCGAAGGCCGCGACCGTCCGGGCGACGGTCCTCGTCACGGGGGAGAGCGGCACCGGCAAGGAGCTCGTCGCGCGCGCGATCCACTACGCGAGCCCGCGGGCCTCGGCGCCGTTCGTCCCGGTCAACTGCGGCGCGATCCCGGACGGCCTGATCGAGAGCGAGCTGTTCGGCCACGTTCGAGGCGCCTTCACCGGGGCCCACGAGGCGCGCGCGGGGTTCTTTCTCACCGCCGACGGCGGCTCGATCTTCCTCGACGAGATCGCGGAGCTGTCGCCGGGGCTGCAGGTCAAGCTGCTTCGGGTCCTGCAGGACAAGGAAGTCGTCATGGTCGGCGCGACGCGCCCGCGCGCCGTCGACGTGCGCATCCTCGCCGCGACCAACAAGAACCTCCAGGCGCTCGTCGGCAAGGGGGCGTTTCGAGAGGACCTGTTCTTCCGGCTGAACGTGCTCACGATCGACCTCCCGCCGCTGCGGGACCGGGGCGACGACGTGTTGGCCCTCGCCACCCACTTCGCGAGGAAGTTCTCCGTGGAGGTCGGGCGCGCCCCGTCCCGCTTCAGCGACCCCGCGATCGCGGTGCTGCGCGCCTACCACTGGCCCGGAAACGTGCGCGAGCTCGAGAACCTCGTCCAGAGGCTCGCGGTGATGGTCGAGCGGGAGGTCGTCGAGGTCGCGGACCTCCCCCCGCACATGCGGTTCAGCGCCGCGGGGAGCGGCCTCGACCTTCGCACGCTCGCGGAGGTCGAGGCCGAGCACATCCGCCGCGTGCTCGCCGCGGCGGGCGGCAACAAGACCCGGGCCGCGGAGATCCTCGGGCTCGACCGCAAGACGCTGCGGGAGAAGCTCAAGGACTGA
- a CDS encoding ATP-binding protein encodes MTLDEHATRYRRLARRILSAAEEGRPRESFVGRALRLLLEDAGASRIVLRIREHGEEVSRTLVAGAAQVRTERAPAVPAPDEDGLLRRLDPEGRFTTRLGSVFADRETLSRLRALPEDRRPAHVRGVPLDGATTAAWLPLAVSADPRAVLALARDGAVPLDRMETRLYEALAQILVVALDQQSARWALAERIKELTCLFEVARVAADRELPFDEALRRVAASLPPAFQHPAGASARIVVDGEAHATSGFLEGPCRLVADVVAHGVKRGTVEVHYDGDLDAGEDPFLREERALLAAVAGEAGRLIEREKATRDRARLEEQLRHADRLATIGTLAAGVAHELNEPLGSVLGFAQLAGKTEDLPRGTAQDLDKIVKATLHAREIVRKLMLFARHEPPRPAPLRVDAVVGEALDLLALRCARAGVAVERALDAALPAIVADAAQIRQVVVNLAVNAIQAMPKGGRLTATAAADGAGVAIEIADDGVGMDEATRRRIFTPFFTTKDVGEGTGLGLAVAHGIVTAHGGTIEVESAPGKGSRFRVRLPAGGV; translated from the coding sequence GTGACCCTCGACGAACACGCCACGCGCTACCGCCGCCTCGCGCGGCGGATCCTCTCCGCGGCGGAGGAAGGGCGGCCGCGGGAGTCGTTCGTCGGTCGGGCCCTGCGGCTGCTCCTCGAGGATGCCGGGGCGTCCCGAATCGTGCTGCGCATTCGGGAGCACGGGGAGGAGGTCTCGCGGACGCTCGTCGCCGGGGCGGCGCAGGTGCGCACGGAGCGCGCACCCGCGGTCCCGGCTCCCGACGAGGACGGCCTGCTTCGGCGCCTCGATCCCGAGGGCCGGTTCACCACGCGCCTGGGAAGCGTCTTCGCCGACCGCGAAACGCTTTCCCGCCTGCGCGCGCTTCCCGAGGATCGCCGGCCGGCACACGTTCGCGGGGTCCCGCTCGACGGGGCGACGACCGCGGCCTGGCTGCCGCTGGCCGTGAGCGCCGACCCGCGGGCGGTGCTCGCGCTCGCCCGGGACGGCGCCGTTCCCCTCGATCGGATGGAAACGCGACTGTACGAGGCCCTCGCCCAGATCCTGGTGGTCGCCCTCGACCAGCAGAGCGCGCGATGGGCGCTGGCCGAGCGGATCAAGGAGCTGACCTGCCTGTTCGAGGTCGCGCGCGTCGCGGCCGATCGGGAGCTTCCGTTCGACGAGGCGCTGCGCCGTGTGGCCGCGTCGCTGCCTCCGGCCTTCCAGCACCCCGCAGGCGCGTCCGCGCGGATCGTGGTCGACGGCGAGGCGCACGCGACGTCGGGGTTCCTGGAAGGGCCCTGCCGTCTCGTGGCCGACGTCGTCGCGCACGGAGTGAAGCGCGGGACGGTCGAAGTCCACTACGACGGCGACCTCGACGCGGGGGAGGATCCGTTCCTGCGGGAGGAGCGCGCATTGCTCGCGGCGGTTGCGGGCGAGGCGGGGCGGCTGATCGAGCGCGAGAAGGCGACCCGCGATCGGGCCCGACTCGAGGAGCAGCTGCGGCATGCCGACCGGTTGGCCACGATCGGCACGCTCGCGGCGGGCGTCGCGCACGAGCTGAACGAGCCGCTCGGGAGCGTGCTGGGCTTCGCGCAGCTGGCCGGGAAGACGGAGGACCTTCCCCGCGGGACGGCGCAGGATCTCGACAAGATCGTCAAGGCAACCCTTCACGCCCGGGAGATCGTGCGCAAGCTGATGCTTTTCGCGCGGCACGAGCCGCCGCGCCCCGCTCCGCTGCGCGTCGACGCGGTCGTCGGCGAGGCGCTCGACCTGCTCGCGTTGCGTTGCGCGCGCGCGGGCGTCGCCGTCGAGCGGGCGCTCGACGCCGCGCTTCCCGCGATCGTCGCCGACGCGGCGCAGATCCGGCAGGTGGTGGTGAACCTCGCGGTCAACGCGATTCAGGCGATGCCGAAAGGGGGGCGGTTGACGGCGACGGCGGCCGCGGACGGCGCGGGGGTCGCGATCGAGATCGCCGACGACGGCGTCGGGATGGACGAGGCCACCCGCCGGCGGATCTTCACGCCGTTCTTCACCACGAAAGACGTCGGCGAGGGGACCGGGCTCGGCCTCGCGGTGGCGCACGGCATCGTGACCGCGCACGGCGGCACGATCGAGGTCGAGAGCGCGCCGGGCAAGGGGAGCCGTTTCCGGGTCCGGCTGCCGGCCGGGGGGGTGTGA
- a CDS encoding glycoside hydrolase family 13 protein has protein sequence MSDGTPAWARGAVFYAIFLDRFARSGSAPATLDASALAPWDSGPEVRGYRGGDLDGAASRLDHIASLGADAILLSPVWPSPAYHRYKPVDPFAVDPMLGGDAAFDRFVAVALSRGLRVVLDAVLNHVGSGYRGFQDVLTYGERSPWRRWFVREGAGFRGWNGNASMPVLNHHEPAVREHAAKVLEFWLRRGVSGFRLDAAGEIEVPELWAELRERAREVCPEALLVGEAWPPAPDRVGGSAWHGVTHYPWHGAVTSFVVGASGAERFAAELERLHALYPWENTLTSWTFLSTHDTARFLTSAGGDRKALDLGVALLATLPGAPVLYYGDEVGMEGGAPPASRAGFAADDRWDRDRLQAVRTWMGLRRIHPVLRTGSFQVVEAVGSRLRFVRGEGEAVCRITVDADLRSAYMETGVRHAR, from the coding sequence ATGAGTGACGGCACCCCCGCCTGGGCGCGGGGCGCGGTCTTCTACGCGATCTTCCTGGACCGGTTCGCGCGGAGCGGCAGCGCTCCCGCCACGCTCGACGCGTCGGCTCTCGCCCCGTGGGACTCGGGCCCCGAGGTGCGTGGTTATCGCGGCGGCGACCTCGACGGTGCCGCGTCCCGGCTCGACCACATCGCGAGCCTCGGGGCGGACGCGATTCTCCTCTCCCCGGTGTGGCCCTCCCCCGCGTACCACCGATACAAGCCGGTCGATCCCTTTGCCGTCGACCCGATGCTCGGCGGCGATGCCGCGTTCGACCGGTTCGTCGCCGTGGCCCTCTCCCGCGGCCTTCGCGTCGTCCTCGACGCGGTCCTCAACCATGTCGGCAGCGGATACCGGGGATTCCAGGACGTGCTCACCTACGGCGAGCGATCGCCCTGGCGGCGTTGGTTCGTGCGGGAAGGGGCCGGATTCCGCGGCTGGAACGGGAACGCGTCGATGCCCGTCCTGAACCACCACGAGCCCGCGGTGCGCGAGCACGCCGCGAAGGTCCTCGAGTTCTGGCTGCGTCGCGGCGTCTCCGGGTTCCGGCTCGACGCGGCGGGGGAGATCGAGGTTCCCGAACTGTGGGCCGAGCTGCGGGAACGCGCGCGCGAGGTTTGCCCGGAGGCGCTCCTCGTCGGCGAGGCGTGGCCACCCGCTCCGGACCGGGTCGGAGGTTCCGCCTGGCACGGCGTGACCCATTATCCGTGGCACGGCGCGGTCACCTCGTTCGTCGTGGGCGCCTCGGGGGCGGAGCGATTCGCCGCGGAACTGGAGCGTTTGCACGCGCTCTACCCGTGGGAGAACACGCTGACGTCCTGGACGTTCCTCTCGACCCACGACACGGCGCGGTTCCTCACCTCCGCAGGGGGCGATCGGAAGGCGCTCGATCTGGGGGTCGCCCTGCTCGCGACCCTTCCGGGCGCGCCGGTCCTGTACTACGGCGACGAGGTGGGGATGGAGGGCGGGGCACCCCCCGCGTCCCGCGCTGGATTCGCGGCCGACGACCGCTGGGACCGCGATCGGCTGCAGGCGGTCCGGACGTGGATGGGGCTTCGGCGGATCCACCCCGTGCTGCGAACCGGCTCGTTCCAGGTGGTCGAGGCCGTCGGATCGCGGCTGCGGTTCGTCCGCGGCGAAGGGGAGGCGGTCTGCCGCATCACGGTCGACGCCGACCTCCGATCGGCGTACATGGAAACGGGGGTCCGCCATGCGCGTTGA
- a CDS encoding PfkB family carbohydrate kinase has product MTGSVLVVGGVSWDTIVRLDRLPEGRPQTVFAKGARETVGSTGAGKAMNLARLGLPTTLHALLGEDDPGSRAQAALREAGVRLVTERDPAGTERHVNLMDDAGGRLSIYAQPATFEPAIDLPALESLAASHDHVVVNIMNYARRLLPALRAAGREVWCDLHDWDGRNAYHSDFVEAADRIFLSADALEDPRAAMERIVAAGKRLVVCTFGRDGALALTGEGRWIRIPAVPGVAAVDTNGAGDAFFAGALFGHVRGYPVERQLRAGAVVAAWCVRSTELAHPELSASRVEADLEALDE; this is encoded by the coding sequence ATGACGGGCTCGGTGCTCGTGGTGGGCGGCGTTTCCTGGGACACGATCGTCCGACTCGATCGTCTGCCGGAAGGACGGCCGCAAACCGTCTTCGCGAAGGGCGCGCGCGAAACCGTCGGGTCGACCGGCGCGGGGAAGGCGATGAACCTCGCGCGCCTCGGCCTCCCCACGACGCTGCACGCGCTGCTCGGCGAGGACGACCCCGGGAGCCGCGCGCAGGCCGCGTTGCGCGAGGCGGGCGTGCGTCTGGTGACGGAGAGGGACCCGGCGGGAACCGAGCGCCACGTCAATCTCATGGACGACGCGGGCGGACGGCTGTCGATCTACGCCCAACCCGCGACCTTCGAGCCCGCGATCGACCTGCCCGCGCTCGAATCGCTCGCGGCGTCGCACGACCACGTCGTCGTCAACATCATGAACTACGCGCGGCGCCTGCTTCCCGCGCTGCGCGCCGCCGGGCGCGAGGTCTGGTGCGACCTGCACGACTGGGACGGGAGGAACGCCTACCACTCCGACTTCGTGGAGGCGGCCGACCGGATCTTCCTCAGCGCCGACGCTCTGGAGGATCCGCGGGCGGCGATGGAGCGGATCGTCGCCGCCGGGAAACGACTCGTCGTCTGCACCTTCGGCAGGGACGGGGCGCTCGCGCTCACCGGCGAGGGGAGGTGGATTCGGATCCCGGCGGTGCCGGGGGTCGCCGCGGTGGACACCAACGGCGCGGGCGACGCCTTCTTCGCCGGCGCGTTGTTCGGCCACGTCCGCGGATACCCCGTCGAGCGCCAGCTTCGCGCCGGAGCGGTCGTGGCCGCGTGGTGCGTGCGCTCGACCGAGCTGGCCCACCCGGAGCTTTCGGCCTCGCGCGTCGAGGCCGACCTCGAGGCGCTCGATGAGTGA
- a CDS encoding c-type cytochrome, whose product MKTTWIAIAALAAALPATASEELKPVRGSAERGAYIVRTRGCNDCHTPWKMGPKGPEMDMSRALTGHPQDLVMPPAPKLPEGPWVWVGGATNTAFAGPWGTSFAANLTPDMETGLGKWTFETFKQTMRTGRHEGQGRPILPPMPYFMLGAATDEDLADLWAYLRSLEPVRNKVPQPIEPAE is encoded by the coding sequence ATGAAAACGACCTGGATCGCGATCGCCGCCCTCGCCGCCGCCCTTCCCGCGACGGCATCCGAGGAGCTCAAGCCCGTGAGGGGGAGCGCGGAGCGCGGCGCCTACATCGTGCGGACGCGTGGGTGCAACGACTGCCACACCCCCTGGAAGATGGGACCGAAGGGTCCGGAGATGGACATGAGCCGCGCCCTGACCGGTCACCCGCAGGACCTCGTGATGCCTCCGGCACCCAAGCTCCCCGAAGGTCCGTGGGTGTGGGTCGGGGGCGCAACCAACACCGCCTTCGCCGGCCCGTGGGGGACGAGCTTCGCCGCGAACCTGACCCCGGACATGGAGACCGGCCTCGGCAAGTGGACGTTCGAGACCTTCAAGCAGACGATGCGCACCGGCCGTCACGAAGGGCAGGGGCGACCGATCCTCCCGCCGATGCCGTACTTCATGCTCGGCGCCGCCACCGACGAGGACCTCGCCGACCTGTGGGCCTACCTCCGGTCGCTCGAGCCCGTCCGCAACAAGGTTCCGCAGCCGATCGAGCCGGCGGAATAG
- a CDS encoding pyridoxamine 5'-phosphate oxidase family protein, with protein MLSEEVASFLTSGLSLNVATASRELEPNGTRAFAAVVEPDLAHVVVFVHASVAPALVRDLAENPRIALTFGRPVDHRTCQIKGTFVGSREATADDVEEVARQAEGFARSLETIGISRDLMAGWSPWPAVALRFRATESYEQTPGPGAGEPLR; from the coding sequence ATGCTGAGTGAAGAAGTTGCAAGTTTTCTGACTTCCGGGCTGTCGCTGAACGTCGCCACCGCCTCCCGGGAGCTCGAACCCAACGGCACGCGTGCCTTCGCCGCCGTCGTCGAGCCCGACCTCGCGCACGTGGTCGTCTTCGTGCACGCGAGCGTCGCGCCGGCACTGGTCCGGGACCTCGCCGAGAATCCACGGATCGCCCTGACCTTCGGGAGGCCGGTCGATCACCGCACCTGCCAGATCAAGGGCACGTTCGTCGGGAGCCGCGAAGCGACGGCCGACGACGTCGAGGAGGTCGCGCGGCAGGCGGAAGGGTTCGCCCGGAGTCTCGAGACGATCGGCATCTCGCGCGACCTGATGGCGGGGTGGAGCCCCTGGCCCGCGGTGGCGCTTCGGTTCCGCGCGACGGAGAGCTACGAGCAGACCCCCGGCCCCGGTGCCGGCGAGCCGCTGCGATGA
- a CDS encoding GAF domain-containing protein, with amino-acid sequence MSVTLESLTPCFQGLIPATFYTCSRSAEPNVALLSHVDYVDRNHVALSFQFFNKSRRNVAENPRALVRVYDPDTLRCWSLRLRFVRSETEGPVFDAMALRIEAIASHEGLKGIFRLRAADIYEVLSIESAPDEPGIPVPEDCPRRAAATADALFTMRALQEFSERIHRTCSLEALLDAVLETLEHQFGFANSIIVLTGEHPGRLVTIASRGYPESGVGSEVGIGEGIIGMVAEARKPIRISGMLREMLYAHAVAMRAQEQGIRAECAIPLPGLRQPESQLGIPLLAHGELIGVLCIESETPYRFHEQDKAFFELLGNYLAIAIQNTLLRERSEDAEEPAPPAAPAPAKSTKRLEATYYAADETVLVDGEYLVRSLPAKILWRLLREHATTGRTEFTNRELRLDKTLSLPEYKDNLESRLILLRRRLEQRCPEIRIDPAGRGRFVLALGAEIALSERA; translated from the coding sequence ATGAGCGTCACCCTCGAGAGCCTGACCCCCTGTTTCCAGGGACTGATCCCCGCGACGTTCTACACCTGCTCGCGGTCGGCGGAACCGAACGTGGCGTTGTTGAGCCACGTCGATTACGTCGACCGGAACCACGTCGCCCTGTCGTTCCAGTTCTTCAACAAGAGCCGGCGCAACGTGGCGGAGAACCCGCGCGCGCTCGTGCGCGTCTACGATCCCGACACCCTGCGCTGCTGGAGCCTCCGGCTGCGCTTCGTCCGATCGGAGACCGAAGGACCGGTCTTCGACGCGATGGCGCTGCGCATCGAGGCGATCGCCTCGCACGAGGGGCTCAAGGGGATCTTCCGACTCCGCGCCGCGGACATCTACGAGGTCCTGTCGATCGAGTCCGCGCCGGACGAGCCCGGGATCCCCGTCCCCGAGGATTGCCCGCGCCGCGCGGCCGCGACGGCGGACGCGTTGTTCACGATGCGCGCGTTGCAGGAGTTCTCGGAACGCATCCATCGTACGTGCAGCCTCGAGGCGCTGCTCGACGCGGTGCTCGAAACCCTCGAGCATCAGTTCGGCTTCGCGAATTCGATCATCGTCCTCACGGGGGAGCACCCCGGCCGCCTCGTGACGATCGCCAGCCGCGGCTACCCCGAAAGCGGCGTCGGCTCCGAGGTCGGGATCGGCGAGGGAATCATCGGCATGGTCGCCGAGGCGCGAAAGCCGATCCGCATCTCCGGGATGCTCCGCGAAATGCTCTACGCCCACGCCGTCGCGATGCGCGCGCAGGAACAGGGCATCCGCGCGGAGTGCGCGATCCCCCTCCCCGGACTCCGGCAACCGGAGAGCCAGCTCGGCATCCCGCTCCTCGCCCACGGCGAGCTGATCGGGGTGTTGTGCATCGAGAGCGAGACTCCCTACCGCTTTCACGAGCAGGACAAGGCCTTCTTCGAGCTGCTCGGGAACTACCTCGCGATCGCGATCCAGAACACGCTCCTGCGCGAGCGGTCGGAGGACGCGGAGGAGCCCGCGCCTCCGGCCGCCCCCGCGCCGGCGAAGTCGACGAAGCGCCTCGAGGCGACGTATTACGCCGCCGACGAGACGGTCCTCGTGGACGGCGAGTACCTCGTGCGAAGTCTCCCCGCGAAGATCCTGTGGAGGCTGCTCCGGGAGCACGCGACGACGGGGCGCACCGAGTTCACCAATCGCGAGCTTCGTCTCGACAAGACGCTCAGCCTTCCCGAGTACAAGGACAACCTCGAAAGCCGCCTCATCCTGCTGCGGCGCCGCCTCGAGCAGCGCTGCCCCGAGATCCGGATCGACCCGGCGGGACGGGGGAGGTTCGTGTTGGCGCTCGGGGCCGAGATCGCATTGTCCGAGCGCGCCTGA
- a CDS encoding cytochrome c translates to MKTRWFVTVAVASGFVLGAAQAQRIELIQGSAPPPTAGAAMYATYCARCHGEDGRGDGGVSPVLANKPADLTALTLTHSPEFPRRHVLATIRSGHAESPTTTPMPDWGTIFRLRVGDDPAVLEMRARALADHLESMQQR, encoded by the coding sequence ATGAAAACCCGCTGGTTCGTGACCGTCGCGGTGGCTTCGGGGTTCGTGCTCGGGGCCGCCCAGGCGCAGCGCATCGAGTTGATCCAGGGATCGGCTCCGCCGCCGACCGCGGGGGCCGCGATGTACGCGACGTACTGCGCGCGTTGCCACGGCGAGGACGGAAGGGGCGACGGCGGGGTGTCTCCCGTGCTGGCCAACAAACCCGCCGACCTGACCGCGCTCACGCTCACCCACTCGCCGGAATTCCCGCGCCGGCACGTGCTCGCGACGATCAGGTCGGGGCACGCGGAAAGCCCCACGACGACCCCGATGCCGGATTGGGGAACGATCTTCCGGTTGCGGGTCGGGGACGACCCCGCGGTGCTCGAGATGCGGGCCCGCGCCCTCGCCGACCACCTCGAGTCGATGCAGCAGCGCTGA
- a CDS encoding sigma factor: MEPGTGLLDDADLARRIRDGDLAAEEEFGRRYGRRLRAMMLARTRNPADAEDLAQEALLAALQALRAGRIDSPEHLAAFVHGIGRNVVAGFARTRARHPAEVTLPEDLRARRTRSRITRGSTIAKAMRGVAGLRTTDRAILALSYWCGRSGPAIARALHLRGDLVRARKARALRKLALALRGGRAAT; this comes from the coding sequence ATGGAGCCCGGAACCGGCCTTCTCGACGACGCGGATCTGGCCCGGCGGATTCGGGATGGGGACCTCGCGGCGGAGGAGGAGTTCGGACGGAGGTACGGGCGGCGGCTGCGCGCGATGATGCTCGCCCGCACCCGCAACCCCGCCGACGCGGAGGATCTCGCCCAGGAGGCGCTGCTCGCCGCCCTGCAGGCGCTGCGCGCGGGACGGATCGACTCCCCCGAACACCTCGCGGCGTTCGTCCACGGGATCGGCCGCAACGTGGTCGCGGGCTTCGCGCGGACCCGCGCGCGACACCCCGCGGAGGTCACGCTTCCCGAGGACCTGCGCGCGCGGCGGACGCGTTCGCGCATCACCCGCGGCAGCACGATCGCGAAGGCCATGCGCGGGGTCGCGGGGCTGAGGACCACCGACCGCGCGATCCTCGCGTTGTCCTACTGGTGCGGGCGCTCGGGGCCGGCGATCGCGCGGGCGCTCCACCTGCGTGGCGATCTGGTTCGAGCCCGGAAGGCCCGGGCGCTCCGCAAGCTCGCGCTCGCCCTCCGCGGCGGGCGAGCCGCTACTTGA
- a CDS encoding glutathione peroxidase — protein sequence MILDAFLAVALAATGAPPEKPMSFFDLNVRTLSGDAKSLADYKGKVVLVVNTASECGFTPQYAGLEKLWKEYRDKGVVVLGFPSNDFGGQEPGTAEEIRTFCEKKYAVTFPMFEKVVTKGAGQSPVYAFLTASQGEPKWNFHKYLVGRDGRVRASFGSRTTPESDELRAAIESALK from the coding sequence ATGATCCTCGACGCGTTCCTCGCCGTCGCGCTCGCGGCGACCGGCGCCCCCCCGGAGAAGCCGATGTCGTTCTTCGATCTCAACGTCAGGACCCTGAGCGGCGACGCCAAGAGCCTCGCCGACTACAAGGGCAAGGTCGTGCTCGTCGTGAACACCGCGTCCGAATGCGGCTTCACCCCCCAGTACGCGGGGCTCGAGAAGCTCTGGAAGGAGTACAGGGACAAAGGCGTCGTCGTCCTGGGGTTCCCGTCGAACGACTTCGGAGGGCAGGAGCCCGGCACCGCCGAAGAGATCAGGACGTTCTGCGAGAAGAAATACGCCGTGACGTTCCCGATGTTCGAGAAGGTCGTCACGAAGGGGGCCGGCCAGTCGCCCGTCTACGCGTTCCTCACGGCAAGCCAAGGGGAGCCGAAGTGGAACTTCCACAAGTACCTGGTCGGCAGGGACGGCCGGGTACGCGCCTCGTTCGGCAGCCGCACGACGCCGGAGAGCGACGAGCTGCGCGCCGCGATCGAGTCGGCGCTCAAGTAG
- a CDS encoding lysophospholipid acyltransferase family protein — protein MWLYRVNLLVAPATRWFWRVEVHGAEHAGVSGPLIVAANHASYMDPWFVGGFFPRRPVRFLINEPWFRRSPLWTAAFRSLGVVPADAKDPLATVQRVVAALREGATVAIFPEGRISRDGSVGSGRPGIGRIAAESGAPVVPCGIRGTYESLPRHRWVPRRSTVELHLGRPLFFPGAPTPFPSRGEVGAFVDRVMASIADLAARPSVWNTSRALTAKEAP, from the coding sequence ATGTGGCTCTACCGCGTCAATCTGCTCGTCGCGCCGGCGACGCGATGGTTCTGGCGCGTGGAGGTCCACGGCGCCGAGCACGCGGGGGTCTCCGGCCCGCTGATCGTTGCGGCGAACCACGCCTCGTACATGGATCCTTGGTTCGTGGGTGGGTTCTTCCCGAGGAGGCCCGTCCGATTTCTGATCAACGAGCCGTGGTTCCGGCGCTCGCCGCTCTGGACCGCGGCGTTCCGGAGCCTGGGGGTGGTCCCGGCCGACGCGAAGGACCCTCTCGCGACGGTCCAGCGCGTGGTGGCGGCGCTGCGCGAGGGGGCGACCGTCGCGATCTTCCCGGAAGGGAGGATCTCCCGCGACGGATCGGTCGGGTCGGGACGTCCGGGGATCGGCCGCATCGCCGCCGAGTCCGGCGCGCCGGTCGTGCCGTGCGGGATCCGCGGTACCTACGAGAGCCTTCCGCGCCATCGGTGGGTTCCGCGGCGCTCGACCGTCGAGTTGCACCTCGGCAGGCCGCTGTTCTTCCCCGGAGCTCCGACGCCCTTCCCGTCGCGGGGGGAAGTCGGCGCGTTCGTCGACCGCGTCATGGCGTCGATCGCCGACCTCGCGGCCAGGCCGTCGGTGTGGAACACTTCCCGGGCCCTCACCGCCAAGGAGGCCCCATGA